The region GGGCTGAGTTGTTTGATCTCGTTTCGTTTTTGACTTCGTTAGGAACAGACAATGCATTGTCGGGCGATGTGATCGCATCGGTACTCGCCAACGCACAAAGTCACGCTCATGCTCCCGAATCGTTTCCGTATGATCGCGAACCGCTTCACCCGGAACTGCATCCCGATTGGACGAAGCCGGTCAATCGTGACCGGGTCTATGACTATTACTCGAAACAAGCCGATCACTTTCGCGGCCAATCTCCCCTGCCGCCTTTATTGACCGAGTACCCCGGGCTCGACGGCGGAACACTAGGGCATTGGGGGAATCAAAATGACACGGTTTGGGCTGATGGCCGCTGGAACGATACAGATCTCGGGTCTTTGATTGGTGGGATCTTTCGCAGCGGAAAACACACGATTCCGCGAGCGGTGTGCGTATCGCTGGGGGGATCCTCACAAACATCGGTGTGCTTCAATCCGGAGTCACTTCGCTTCGAATTTGCATGGCAGGGTGGATTTGTCACGTTCTCGGATCATCGGCATGGGTTCTTGTCGGGGATCTCGCCGAAGGGGAAAAGTATCGAGATTGCCGAACAGGCGGCTCCGACGAACGCAAGGTACGAAGGCTACTATCGCTACGGCGAACGCGTGTTGTTTTCTTATCGCTCCGGAGGCGAAGCGTATCTCGCCGAAGCGATACTCAACGACGACGACGAAATTACGATTCAAACGAATCTTCGAACAACGCATCCGTTGGCGGCAAAACTCAGCGATCCGAAACGGCAATGGCAAGAGACGTTTGAAACCGAAATCAATTTGGGACAAGCTCAACCTTATGCGGTCGACTCGATTGGCTTGCCATTTGACAATCCCTATGGCGCGTTGTTCTTTTGCGGAGGGCATGGGTTCCAGGAGGATGGCACGGCACTCGTCTGTACGATGCAGGGTGACGTCTGGAGGGTCAGCGACTTCGCATACCCTTCAACGAAGGCGACGTGGAGTCGGTTTGCCTCGGGCTTGCACCATCCTCAAGGGATGGTCGTCGATAAAGACGGGGTCTTTGTTCTTGGTAGAGATCAAATCACTCGCTTGCATGATCTCAATGACGACGGCGAAGCTGACTTTTACGAGTGTTTTAGTAATGTGTATGAAACGTCGGCGGCGGGCCATGATTTCATCTGCGGTCTTCAACGTGACTCGCAAGGACGGTTCTATACCGCTTCGGGTAACCAAGGGGTTGTACGAATCTCAGCGGATGGACAACAGGCAGAGGTCATCGGGACTGGGTTTCGAAATCCAGATGGCCTGGGGGTAATGCCCGACGGAATGGTCACGGTTCCCTGTTCGGAAGGTACCTGGACTCCGTCATCGATGATCTGTGCGTTTCGGCCAGGCGAACCATTTTGGGAACGCAATCGTACCGCTAAAGATTCTCCGGCAGCGGTTCCGCACTTCGGTTATCGCGGTCCAATCAATGGACAAGCACCATCGTTGCCGCTGGTTTATCTACCGCGAGGAATCGATAACTCGAGTGGCGGACAGACCTCCGTACCTGGCGACCGTTGGGGACCGTTAAAGGGACAGATGTTACACGTCTCCTTTGGTACGGGGACCTACTACTTAGTGCTTCGTGACCAAGTCGATGGACAATGGCAAGGGGCCGCCGTGCCGCTTCCGGGCGAGTTCCGTTCGGGGGCTCATCGGGCCAAGTTTAATCCCCATGATGGTCAGCTTTATGTCACCGGAACCCAAGGATGGGGATCTTACACGCCCGACGACGGTTGCTTTGCCAGAGTCCGATACACAGGAGAATCAGTCCAACTGCCTATCGGGTTTCGTGCGCACGAAAACGGGATCGCGATACGATTCGCGCAACCGCTCGATGAGACCGTGGTCGGTGAGCCGACGCAGCACTTCGCCCAAGCTTGGAACTATCGCTATAGCGCGGCGTATGGATCTCCGGAGTTCTCCACACGGCACCTCGGCATTCGGGGCCATGACACAATGGTGATTCGGTCGGCGAGCGTTCTAGACGACGGGCAAACACTGTTTCTAGAAATCCCCGACATCCAACCTGTGAACCAACTTCATTTGCGTTTGCAGGCAGCTCAGGGGGAATTCCATGACTTATTCGCAACCGTTCACGCCCTCGATCGGCCACGTCAGGATATCCCCGGTTACGCTCATGTCACCAAGCAGATTCACCCGCATCCGATGATACTTGACATGGCGATGGCAACACGCAGTCTTCCGAATCCCTATCGGAAAAAGATCAGTGGTTTTCGCGAGATCACGATCGAAACGGCGACCAACTTGTCTTATCAAACGCGATCTTTTCGTGTTCGTCCGGGCGAAGCGATCGCACTGACGCTGATGAACCCTGATGTCGTGCCGCACAATTGGGCGCTCGTCAAGCCAGACGCTCTCGAAACGGTTGGTAGGCTTGCCGACAAGCTGATATCAGATCCTGAAGCGGCGCTGCGCCACTACGTTCCTGATAGCCCGGATGTGCTGGCTTACACCGATGTCGTCCTGCCGCAAGATCGAATGAAGATCTATTTTCGCGTTCCGCAAAAGCGAGGGCATTATCCGTATCTGTGCACTTTTCCCGGCCACTGGAAAGTGATGAACGGCGTGATGATCGTCGAGTAGTCTTGCTGTACCGATTGGCGGGCTTACGAGGGGCGAGCCGGATCGAATGAAGGGCCACTGAGGCGACAATTTGTGGACGAAGGGGAGATTGCCGTTTAGCCTGAACTGACCGGTAAATGGGGGAACTTTGCCGCCCAACGACCGTCTCATTGCTGACGCTTTCGCAATCGGTACCTGATGAGCCAGAAAAGAAAATCTACCGCCCGTCGCCGCACCCGCCGTGGGATGCTGCTCGAATCCCTCCAATCGCGTCTCGCGATGGACGCTAGCTTGTCGGGTTACGTCTTCATCGACAGTGATGGGAATGGAACTCACGGCAGCCAGGAACACGGGCTCCCCGGTGTCGAGATGTCGCTTACAGGAACCACGACAGCCGGTGAATCGATCCAGCAATCCGTTCTGACGGCCAGCAACGGCGCCTACCAGTTCGATCAATTGGCCCCGGGGACGTATCGTGTTACCCAGCGCCAGCCCGAAGCGACCATTGACGGTCAAGACGCGTCAGGGCATTCCGGGGCAGTGGTCGACAACGATGACGTTTCAAACTTGGTCATCGATGGTGATGACGAAGTCACCGGAATCAACTTTGGTGAACGCGGTTTGAAACCGGGTTACGTCAACTTGGCGTGGTTCTTGGCTTCGACGCCTTCGCAATCCGAAATGTTGCGTGAAAGCGTCGCCCGCGGTGAGCAAAGCATCGGAAACACCGACTTAGCCGACGCGATTCGCGACGGTAGCAGCGATCCGCCGCCGACGACCCCGGATCCCGATCCCACCGACCCCAACCCCGATGAAAATGATGCGCCGGTTGCGGTCGCGGATACTTATACGGTGGTCGAAAATCAAACGCTGACCGTCAGTGCCGCAAACGGTGTCTTGAATAACGACACCGATGCCGAAGACGATCCGTTGACGGCAACGCTGGTCACCAATCCGTCCGACGGAACGTTAACCTTCGCGACGGATGGATCGTTTACCTACGTTCCCGACGCGGATTTCGTCGGCACGGATTCATTTGTGTATCGGGCGAGTGATTCGGAAGAACAATCGACCAGTGTCACCGTGACAATCACCGTGACCGCCGATCCCACCAGTGCAAACGAGTTCACCGTCGACGAAAACGCTGCCGTAGGAACGTTTGTCGGTTCGGTGCAGGCTTCGAGTGCGCTCGGTAGTAATGTCGTTTACGAATTCCCGGACGCATCAATCGCATCGGCATTGCGACTTCAGCCCGATGACCACTTCAGCGGCGAAGGTGACGCGCCGGTAGTCATCATCGAATACAGCGATCTCTCTTGCTCCCATTGTGCCGAAGCACACGAAGTGACGAAGCAATTGCTTTCGAATTTTTCGAGTGAGTTGCTCATCGTCCATCGACATCTTGTCTTGGAAAATAACGGTGAGTTTATTTTCCCCAATAGCATGGCAGCGGCGAAGGCCGCCGAAGCGGCAGGCCGACAGGGCAAGTACAACGCGATGGTCGACTTGCTATTCAGTAACCAAGACGATTGGAAAGCGGCATCAGACCCGACGTCGATCTTTAATGCGTATGCCCAGCAACTGCAGATCGATTTGACGCAATTTGCGAGCGATCAACAAGACCAGGCCATCGAGGATCGGATCAATCGAGACCGAACGACGGCCCAGCAACTTGGGCTCAGTTCGACGCCGTCGTTCTTCTTCAACGGTGAAGCGATAGCCAATCCCGAAACTCTGGCCGGTTTCACCTCTGTTGTTCAGTCAAAGCTGAGTGAAGTCGATCAAACGTTCGCCCTCAATCGTCTTAATGGTGATCTGACCGTTGCCCAGACCAACGATCTTGATTTCGAAACGACGCCGAAGTTCGAGTTCATCGTCAGGGCGACTGGGGACACCACGGAATCGATCGATGTGACGGTCAATTTGTTCGACGCCAACGAACTCGCACCAGTCGCACAAGACGATTCCTATGTCGCAAATGCCGGACAAGAATTGGTGGTCAGTGCCGCCGAAGGTCTCTTGGCAAACGATACCGATGCCGATAGCACAACGCTTTATGCGAATCTGACGACCAACCCTAGCAATGGAACGGTCACTCTGAATGAGGACGGTTCATTCACCTACTCGCCAGACGCCGGATTTACCGGGACCGATACCTTCACCTATCGCGCCGATGACGGAAACTTCGCGGCAGACGAAACCACAGTTTCAATCGAAGTCCGCCAGGGACCGGTCGCGAATGCCGACAGTTACTCTACCGGTGAAGAATCTGCGTTGGTAGTTAATGTCGCCGAAGGTGTGCTTGCCAACGACAGCGATCCAGATTCTGATCCACTCACCGCGCAGCTTGTTAGCGGTCCATCGAATGGCTCGTTGACTCTCAATTCCGACGGTTCGTTCACCTATACTCCGGACACAAATTTTAGCGGCCAAGATTCGTTCAGCTACCAAGCGAACGACGGAACCAGCCTATCGAACTCCGCGACAGTGACGGTGACGGTTGAAGACCAAAACGCCTTCACCGTGGCCGAAAACTCTGCGGCCGGAACACTTGTCGGGACCCTTACCCCAGAAACAAATCTGGGAGACAACGTTCTCTTCGAGGTCGACAATCCAAACTTGCCAGGTGAATTGCGATTGGTCGCAGATGATCATTTGACCGGGGACGCCGCCGCGCCGGTCGTTTTGATTGAGTACATGGACCTCTCTTGCCCACACTGTGCGGACATCCATGCGGTGATTAAGCAACTTCAAAGCGAGTTTGGTGACGAGCTTCTGGTCGTGCGGCGTCACTTGTTGCTGTTCAATTCTGGCACCAATAGTTTTATCTTTCCGAATAGCCAAGCAGCTGCCAGGGTGGCCGAAGCGGCGGCACGCCAAGGCAAATTCGACGAAATGGTCGATCTGCTTTTCACCAACCAAGATGCGTGGCGTTCACTCGCAGACCCCACGTCTGTCTTCAATGGTTACGCCCAACAGTTGAGTCTCGATATGACTCAGTTTGCGAATGATCAAGTCGACGCCCAGCTAGAAGCTCGTATCGAACGCGATCGAATTTCGGCATCAAACTTGGGTTTGACTTCGACACCTTCATTCTTCCTGAATGGATCGACGCTCTCGAATCCAGAAACGATCGAAGCATTTCGGCCGGTCATTCAAGCAGAGCTTAATGCGGTCGACGAAGTGTTTACGCTGGACCGTTTGACCGGCGAAATCTTTGTCGCCGATTCGACCGAGTTAGACTTCGAAACGACGCCCGTGTTTAACTTAGATATCACTGCTCGCGGGACTTCAACCGAAGCGATTGATGTCGTCATTGAATTGCTCGACGTCGCTGAATAGTCGAATTAGAACATCTTAGGATTGTCACAATCCAGATGACTCTGCGAATCACACGAACCCAGTGCTCCGTCGATAGACCAAGCGTTCGGGTTCGACCCATCTGCTGACGGGCGATAACTCCGGTCATTGCTCCGAAACCGTTGCCAACGCCAATCGGCTAATCCTGAATTCGGATGCTGACGAAGCTTTAGAACAGTTGAATGCTGCCTTCTTCGGCGGCAGCCAGATCACTGTTGCGAGTCCACTGAAGAGTTGAATCTACCTGCGGTTTGTAGATCGCCCAAACAACACCGGCACGCGTGTTAATTTCAAGAGTGGCTGAGCCCGTCCCACATGCGACGCATTTCTTTTGGACCCCTTCTGCAGAAATAGGGATACCGAGTTCTGCGTTGACGCCGTACTCGAGCAAGTGGTTCTTAAATCGGCCGAACAGTTGGTTGGCCAACTCACCGATCCAGTCGATCGCATCGTCGGCACCGCCCTCGCAAAGCTGTCGTGCGGTCTCCATCGTCGAAACCAAGCAAATGAAGTAGCGGACGTTTTCTCCCGCTAATTCGATTGTCGATGAAACAATGTCTTCTTCGTACTGACACTCTTGTTGAACGCTCCGGCTTTCATCACAAAGCAAATTCACGTCGACATCACCGGTCGAATAGAATTCAAAGAGCTTCCTCAATGATTCAGTTAGACCTTCTTGGCAAACGTCGATTGCAAGTTGACTCATTTCGCCTCACCTCATTGGTGACACTGGATTTGGTAATTGGGCTCACGAAGAACTTATCTGGAGACTAGCTCGCGCCACCTCGTGAGCCCATTGCGCTAGCAGTCGGGCGTGCCGTCTAGCGATACCGGCTCGGAGCGATCGCATTTGGCATACGGTGGTCAGGTAAGTTCATTGATCGTGAGCATGGATTGCCGCCGTTGACTGAGTACTGCCAAGGGGGCATTCCACTCGCTTGGGTTCGATTTAACGATCGGGTCAAATACTGCTCTTCGCTACTTGTCACCAGAAGATACCCCTACACAAGTGGGGCGCATGTGACATTGAATTGATTGTCTAAAAACCTTCAATCAATGAGTACCTGCCCGCGTCGCCGATCCCGCACCGCGGTGGTTTACTGACACGCCGGTGACCGGCAATCGGCATCGATGACCGCTGGGCGACACGATGAGAGTGAACGCAGTCACTTAAGAAGGTGTGATCGAGGACGAACGATGGCGATCGTGATTTATGTCAACTCAATTGTCTCCGCGGTGATTCGCAGAACGCGTTCGCATAGCGGATGACTTTGTTGCCGAGAGTCCATTGCGACGGTTTCTGACAACTGTTGATGAATCTCAGGGATTAAATCTGTCGGCCAAGCAATTAAGAAATCACGGTTGGGGACCGCGGCGAATGCCTCGCCGTCGACCGTTCCGGTTAATTCCCGAATGATTTGTGTTCGGATCTCTGGAATTAGAATCCTGGCCGCGTCATAGCCATCGCCTGTTTGGATAGCAACGAGTCGAACGTCTCCCGGCATGATCGCAAGCGGCAACTGGGGTTGCGAAATGACGATGTTTCGCTTCCCCAATTCGATCGCATCAAGCGCCGTTTGATTCCAACGATCCAGATCCGCTTGGCGGACATAGGCATAACCACCGTCGTTGTCGATGACCAGACTGGAGTGGACGTCGTCGGCAAATGGGAACGTGACGGCGCTGGACAAATTGGTCAGTTTGGCACTGACTAATTGAACGCGCAACCTTGACTGAGCATCGTCCCAGTTTTCCGGAATGGCCTCCACGCTGCTTTGCAGCATTTGCAAGATCTGAGCAAACTTGTCGCGAATCGCCGTGTCAAAATTGTCGTCGTTGAAGATACCCTGCTGATACTGAGCGCACAAATTCGACATCCCAAACGAGACTTCGCCATCGGTCAGGGTCCCGATTTCGTCACCGTGCCGAAAGCCCTGATCGGGGAATTCACGTTGTAAAACTTTCAAGACGCGGTCGGTAAACTGTTCAATCATCAAGATACCGACAGCTTCGTTTCAACGGAGAAGGATCACACAGCGATTTATATTCAGCCTACAATCGATTTTCTGATTCCGCAATGATCGCCTTCCGACCGTGGTACGGAGATTCTCACCGATGCAACGTCAACGTCCCTCCGGCAACACGCTTTGCCAACGTATCGCGGCACTTCTGCTGCTGTTGGTAGTGAATCCCCAATTGAGTAGCGTCGCACAGGAAATTCCCGAACCGATCATCGGCACCGTCGATCGTCAGCCCTTTGAAGCTGGCGTCAAACGATTCGTTCAGGCATTGGAAATCGCCGGCAGTCCACTCCCTGCGGCCGATCAACAAACGCTTCGGCAGCTTTGGCAAGAGAACGATCAAACCAAAGTCGTTCGCGAGATCCAGACCGTCCTCGATCGGCACTGCTTGGCGATCGTTTCGATCAACCCGGAAAGCCGTGTCAAAGTTGCGATCGGTCCGGCAAAACCGATGCTTGATCAAAACGGCTGGACGAATCATCTGGTCAAAGTTGTCAACGAGGCGGGCGTCACTGCCCCTCTGGTTTGCACCAGCCCACAAGCCGCACCGATGGTCCGGCGAAGCTCATCGTCTCCAGACCCTGAACTGTCGATCACACCTGCCGATGCCCAACGTCGTTGGCTGGACATCGCGATGTACGACTCGCAGCCACTGCATCGCAACTTAAGTGGCCTCGGAATCGAATATCGCATCGTTCAGCTTTACAGCCGCGACGCGGGAAAACGTGAAGCCACCCTCGCCATGGATGTTGGCCAAGGGACTCAGGACCTGGGATTTCGCAACGAGATTTCTTTGCTATTTGATTGTCGCCCGTCTGTTCCCGTCAACTTGGTAATTCGCGATCATGACGGCACGCCAACAACATGTAGCCTTCTGGTAAAAGATCAACGCGGCAGGATTTATCCGAATCCTTCGCGGCGTCTTGCTCCGGATTTTTTCTTTCACAATCAAGTGTATCGTGCGTCCGGAGAATCGCTGAACTTGGCACCCGGTACCTATCAGATCACTGCCTACCGCGGTCCCGAGTATCACACCGCACACGCCAGCTTGCGAGTGAACGAGGGCCAGCCGGCGAGGCTGGAATTTGATCTTCAACGCTGGATTCATATGGCACGCTATGGCTGGTTCTCCGGTGACCACCACGTCCATGCCGCCGGATGCGCCCACTATGAGAATCCAAGCCAGGGGGTGAAGCCCGAAGATATGTTGCGACACCTCGTAGGTGAGGACCTGAACGTCGGTTGTGTGTTGAGCTGGGGACCGTGTTGGTACTTTCAAAAACAATTCTTTGAAGGTGATGTGAGCAGCCTTTCCAAACCCGGCTACCTCATGCGATACGATGTCGAAGTCAGTGGCTTTCCCTCTTCGCATGCCGGGCATCTCTGTCTGCTTCAACTGAGCGAAGACGATTACCCAGGGACCGATCGCATTGACCAATGGCCTTCATGGACGCTTCCGGTGTTACGTTGGGGAAAAGAGCAAGACGGCGTCGTTGGGTACAGCCACAGCGGTTGGGGCTTGGCGTTGCCAGACTATTTGCCGGGAGGTGGTCGCGGCAACCTTCCCAGGCAATGGGGTGGCAATCAAGGTCCGGGACGTGCGGCTGATCGTCTTCCCGATTATGCAATGCCACCCTTCGACGGCATCGGTGCGAACGAATACATCGTGACTGCGGCTCATGACGTTTGCGATTTTATCAGTGCGGTCGACACACCGGCGATCTGGGAATTGAATATCTGGTACCACGTCTTGAACTGTGGTTTTCGAACGCGCATTAGTGGCGAGACCGACTTTCCATGCATCTACGGAGAACGCGTCGGTCTGGGGCGTAGCTACGTTCAAGTCCCATCGATCAACGATGCCGCCGAACTCGATTACGTCAGTTGGGTCCAAGGCCTCAAAGCAGGACGCAGCTACGTCGGCGACGGGATGTGTCACTTGCTCAATTTTTCAATCGGGGAATTTCCTTTGGGAGGCACCGCCGATGAAAAAGGGCGACCGAGTGAATACCGTGTTGATCGCTCAGGAAAACAGACCGTGCGCTGCGAAGTCGCCGCGATGTTGCCGGCCGAACAAGATGATGCCGGACGGGCGATCGCACAGCGTCGGCTTGACGAAAAGCCTTACTGGCACCTCGAGCGTGCACGCGAAGGTCGCAGCCGAAAAGTCCCGGTCGAATTGATTGCTGGCGGGCAGGTCGTCGGTCGGAAAATGATTGAGGCTGACGGTAAACCGGTGAGCCTTGAGTTCGAGCTTGACGTGCAATCATCGACCTGGGTCGCCGTTCGCGTTTTGCCATCGATGCACAGCAATCCAATCTTCGTCACCGTTGATGATCAGCCGATCCGTGTTAGCCGCCGAAGCGCACAGTGGTGCCGTGATGCCGTCGACGTCTGCTGGGCTCAAAAACGCGGGAACATCCGCCCCGAAGAATTAGACGAAGCCAAGCAAGCGTATGACGAAGCCAAAGCGATTTACATCAAGCGAGCCGAAGAAGCGATCGGTGAGTAGTCTCTGTCGCGTAGCGGATGCCGCCGAGGCATTCAGAAGGTCACCGTATCCATCGCTTTCAGGATCGATAGACCTCTAAGTTCGAGCCGCTCGCTTGTCACGCCTAAACCAGCGGCGACGCGGTCGGTGGTCGGCACCTTGCTCGACCGCCGCAAGTTTTCGTTGCAGGTGCTCAATCACTTCCAGGCGTTTTGATGCTTCATGCTGTGCCGATAACAGCAACGGCAGAACTCCGTTTGTGACTGGTCGCCTTGGTTCGTCATGTGTTTCCTGAAACAGTTGGACCAAGTCGCGGCCAAACCGTTGCATCCGTTCGATCGACTCCGCTTTTGCATCGCATTCACGCTCGATATCGATCCCCGGTTTTGATGCCTTCATCGCTTGCCGAACCATCTTGGCAAGCAACTCAGGATCATGGGGTGGAAAGAGTTGTTCGGGAGAGTCAGCTTGTTCTCGATGAACGGGAATGTCGGATAGCAACACTTGCTTTCCGAGCGTTCTTGCTTCTTCCACCGAAGTGCTCCAGCCTTCAAATAGGGATGGCTGCACAATCAGATTTGCATTGCGATAAAGCTGCCACTGTTGCTCACGCGGCACCATCCCAAGGATTCGAATTCGATCGTCCAGTTGATGCTCACGGATGAATCGCTCGAGTCCTGGGAAATGATCGGGATTACGACCGTCGATGGTCGCGCCAGAACAAACCAACAACGGAGTCCGGCCTTGCTGTTCGGTCCTCTGTTGGTTGATCAGATGCCATGCTTCGAAGACGACACGATGATTCTTGTGCTGCCAGAACTGGTATGGCAGGTAAACATAGGGCTCGTCAATTTGCAACTGCCGCATCACATCGGTCGGATCAGCGTCGGTCGCCGACGCCGGCGGCAGGGTTCGGAATCGTAGGACATACGTACGATCTTCGGCTTCAGGGAAAAACTGCTGCATGTCGGCCTGAACCGACGCGCTACTGCAAACGATGCGATTACAGGATGCCGACAGAAACGAAAACAGCTCGTCGCGGTGGCGCAGTTCCGCGTCTGAGAAAAACTCCGGGTAGTGCTTGTGTTGCAGATCGGTGATCCAACCGACGCACTTTCCTTTGAAGGGAACGACCGGTGGAGTAATTGCGGGAAAGAGCACGTCACAGTGTTCGTTAGCGACACGCGACATGAGTTCATTGCGGCGGTCGAGATCTTGCAGCAAATCGTCTTCGATCAGATGGACCCGGAACCAGGGACGATCGTCAAAGCCGGCGTCGTCAACGAGCTTTTCGTGTAAAGATGAGGGGACGAAGGCAACCACTTCCGGGGCCTCATCGTCGGGCAAACTAGCTAGACCTTCCAGGCAATTGCGAACGTAGTGAAGGCCGGCAACCCAGCCAGCCCATTGGCGAATGCTATCCTGCAGCAGCCAAAATGCGATCCGCATCCGTGCTCTCCGTTATTGTTCGAATCCATCGAGCGTAGATCGCTAGCCCGTCTTCTAACTGTGTCATTTGATCCAACACATAGTCGCCTTCGGTCGGGACGTCCACCGACCAGTGTTTCGGGTCTCCGGAAGACTGCTCACCGGAAAAACGAAGCGTATGGCGATCACTGAACTGCTTCAAGAACAACTGTGCGATCGTTTTAATTTGTACCGAAGTTCCCGAGGCGACATTCAAATAACGCGGCTGCCTCACAATGTCATCGTTTGGCGTATTGATGAGCTTGCCGATTAGTCTTGCGATGTCGTGGGAAAAAATAAAGTCCCGGGTTTCAGTCCCATCGCCGAATAACATCACTTCGCGGCTGCGTTTGGCCTTTTGGAAAATGTCCCAAAGGACTTGCTTCCTTAGGCCGGGACCGAACGAACTAAAGATCCTTAAGTTGACCGTGTGAATCCCATGTCGTTCCGCATAGTGATCCGTGATCAATTCACACTGACGCTTGTGTTTTCCGTACGGCGATACTGGCCGGGCCGGTGTCCGCAATGTGATCGGCAACCGTTCTGGCTGACCGTACACTGCGGCGCTCGAAAGGTTGACCAAATGGGT is a window of Roseiconus lacunae DNA encoding:
- a CDS encoding Ig-like domain-containing protein codes for the protein MSQKRKSTARRRTRRGMLLESLQSRLAMDASLSGYVFIDSDGNGTHGSQEHGLPGVEMSLTGTTTAGESIQQSVLTASNGAYQFDQLAPGTYRVTQRQPEATIDGQDASGHSGAVVDNDDVSNLVIDGDDEVTGINFGERGLKPGYVNLAWFLASTPSQSEMLRESVARGEQSIGNTDLADAIRDGSSDPPPTTPDPDPTDPNPDENDAPVAVADTYTVVENQTLTVSAANGVLNNDTDAEDDPLTATLVTNPSDGTLTFATDGSFTYVPDADFVGTDSFVYRASDSEEQSTSVTVTITVTADPTSANEFTVDENAAVGTFVGSVQASSALGSNVVYEFPDASIASALRLQPDDHFSGEGDAPVVIIEYSDLSCSHCAEAHEVTKQLLSNFSSELLIVHRHLVLENNGEFIFPNSMAAAKAAEAAGRQGKYNAMVDLLFSNQDDWKAASDPTSIFNAYAQQLQIDLTQFASDQQDQAIEDRINRDRTTAQQLGLSSTPSFFFNGEAIANPETLAGFTSVVQSKLSEVDQTFALNRLNGDLTVAQTNDLDFETTPKFEFIVRATGDTTESIDVTVNLFDANELAPVAQDDSYVANAGQELVVSAAEGLLANDTDADSTTLYANLTTNPSNGTVTLNEDGSFTYSPDAGFTGTDTFTYRADDGNFAADETTVSIEVRQGPVANADSYSTGEESALVVNVAEGVLANDSDPDSDPLTAQLVSGPSNGSLTLNSDGSFTYTPDTNFSGQDSFSYQANDGTSLSNSATVTVTVEDQNAFTVAENSAAGTLVGTLTPETNLGDNVLFEVDNPNLPGELRLVADDHLTGDAAAPVVLIEYMDLSCPHCADIHAVIKQLQSEFGDELLVVRRHLLLFNSGTNSFIFPNSQAAARVAEAAARQGKFDEMVDLLFTNQDAWRSLADPTSVFNGYAQQLSLDMTQFANDQVDAQLEARIERDRISASNLGLTSTPSFFLNGSTLSNPETIEAFRPVIQAELNAVDEVFTLDRLTGEIFVADSTELDFETTPVFNLDITARGTSTEAIDVVIELLDVAE
- a CDS encoding DUF6797 domain-containing protein; its protein translation is MRLSICFSSCALTLLMLLTPGFAQIPDNFRDENLVAWCIVPFDSKERSPSERAEMASRLGLKRVAYDWRAKHVPTFEDEILQYQKHGIEYFAFWGVHDKAFELFEKYDLHPQIWHTLPSPPAENQAAKVKAAAEAMLPIADKAKQIGSQLGLYNHGGWGGEPENMVAVCQYLREHHDAGHVGIVYNLHHGHSHVDNFPERLAKMQPYLLCLNLNGMIRDGDQKGKKIVPLGEGEFELQLMRQIIDAGYEGPIGIIGHTQDDVEQRLSDNLDGLHWLLPQLEGKAAGPRPKLRTYERPSPVPSEDDQSQFVVPEYSPQVVSPLIKRAQQIGDRQRGLMAFANHKTACVSCHRIGEHGGSVGPDLSQIGRQRKPTELIEAVLWPNRQIDEKYTAHAFLDSSGKTHQGYIVNQNDDTVTLADVNGIAPNVELAIEDIEASRKVGSLMPENLAATLTRAELFDLVSFLTSLGTDNALSGDVIASVLANAQSHAHAPESFPYDREPLHPELHPDWTKPVNRDRVYDYYSKQADHFRGQSPLPPLLTEYPGLDGGTLGHWGNQNDTVWADGRWNDTDLGSLIGGIFRSGKHTIPRAVCVSLGGSSQTSVCFNPESLRFEFAWQGGFVTFSDHRHGFLSGISPKGKSIEIAEQAAPTNARYEGYYRYGERVLFSYRSGGEAYLAEAILNDDDEITIQTNLRTTHPLAAKLSDPKRQWQETFETEINLGQAQPYAVDSIGLPFDNPYGALFFCGGHGFQEDGTALVCTMQGDVWRVSDFAYPSTKATWSRFASGLHHPQGMVVDKDGVFVLGRDQITRLHDLNDDGEADFYECFSNVYETSAAGHDFICGLQRDSQGRFYTASGNQGVVRISADGQQAEVIGTGFRNPDGLGVMPDGMVTVPCSEGTWTPSSMICAFRPGEPFWERNRTAKDSPAAVPHFGYRGPINGQAPSLPLVYLPRGIDNSSGGQTSVPGDRWGPLKGQMLHVSFGTGTYYLVLRDQVDGQWQGAAVPLPGEFRSGAHRAKFNPHDGQLYVTGTQGWGSYTPDDGCFARVRYTGESVQLPIGFRAHENGIAIRFAQPLDETVVGEPTQHFAQAWNYRYSAAYGSPEFSTRHLGIRGHDTMVIRSASVLDDGQTLFLEIPDIQPVNQLHLRLQAAQGEFHDLFATVHALDRPRQDIPGYAHVTKQIHPHPMILDMAMATRSLPNPYRKKISGFREITIETATNLSYQTRSFRVRPGEAIALTLMNPDVVPHNWALVKPDALETVGRLADKLISDPEAALRHYVPDSPDVLAYTDVVLPQDRMKIYFRVPQKRGHYPYLCTFPGHWKVMNGVMIVE
- a CDS encoding chemotaxis protein CheX; translation: MSQLAIDVCQEGLTESLRKLFEFYSTGDVDVNLLCDESRSVQQECQYEEDIVSSTIELAGENVRYFICLVSTMETARQLCEGGADDAIDWIGELANQLFGRFKNHLLEYGVNAELGIPISAEGVQKKCVACGTGSATLEINTRAGVVWAIYKPQVDSTLQWTRNSDLAAAEEGSIQLF
- a CDS encoding CehA/McbA family metallohydrolase; this translates as MQRQRPSGNTLCQRIAALLLLLVVNPQLSSVAQEIPEPIIGTVDRQPFEAGVKRFVQALEIAGSPLPAADQQTLRQLWQENDQTKVVREIQTVLDRHCLAIVSINPESRVKVAIGPAKPMLDQNGWTNHLVKVVNEAGVTAPLVCTSPQAAPMVRRSSSSPDPELSITPADAQRRWLDIAMYDSQPLHRNLSGLGIEYRIVQLYSRDAGKREATLAMDVGQGTQDLGFRNEISLLFDCRPSVPVNLVIRDHDGTPTTCSLLVKDQRGRIYPNPSRRLAPDFFFHNQVYRASGESLNLAPGTYQITAYRGPEYHTAHASLRVNEGQPARLEFDLQRWIHMARYGWFSGDHHVHAAGCAHYENPSQGVKPEDMLRHLVGEDLNVGCVLSWGPCWYFQKQFFEGDVSSLSKPGYLMRYDVEVSGFPSSHAGHLCLLQLSEDDYPGTDRIDQWPSWTLPVLRWGKEQDGVVGYSHSGWGLALPDYLPGGGRGNLPRQWGGNQGPGRAADRLPDYAMPPFDGIGANEYIVTAAHDVCDFISAVDTPAIWELNIWYHVLNCGFRTRISGETDFPCIYGERVGLGRSYVQVPSINDAAELDYVSWVQGLKAGRSYVGDGMCHLLNFSIGEFPLGGTADEKGRPSEYRVDRSGKQTVRCEVAAMLPAEQDDAGRAIAQRRLDEKPYWHLERAREGRSRKVPVELIAGGQVVGRKMIEADGKPVSLEFELDVQSSTWVAVRVLPSMHSNPIFVTVDDQPIRVSRRSAQWCRDAVDVCWAQKRGNIRPEELDEAKQAYDEAKAIYIKRAEEAIGE